Part of the Spinacia oleracea cultivar Varoflay chromosome 5, BTI_SOV_V1, whole genome shotgun sequence genome, GATTGATCCCCGTCCATAAATCCTTCACAGTAAACCCAAGAGGATCAAATTCAACAGAAACCATATTATCAGTAGTAAATTTTCGGACATAAATAaggtttttgatgattttcggGGCATGCAAAACATTGTGTAGGGTTAGGGACGGGTTATTGGGGCACAAAGAGACATTATCATAACCACATGTAGGAATCATATTACCATTACCAACCATAATGCCATTATTTTTGCTCAATTGAAAATAAGACGAGAGAATACCTTGGGAAGAGGTCATGTGAGAGGTTGCTCCGGTGTCCATGTACCAGTGATCATCCGGTGGTTGGAGAGACATAGTGTGCATGGCCTGATCGATGTCGGTCGGAACAGGAGCAGGACTGGATGGAGCCGAGGCCATGTAGTAGGCATGCTCAGGCCGAGCACCAAGGAGGTCGGGCTGTTGAGAGGATGTAGCAGGTCGTTGTTGCAAGCCGGAGGTTGGATGCGGGCAAGGTGGTGTAGCCCAGGGTTGTGGGCCCCACGTGGCCCATGGAGGGAAGAGCCAGGATTGGGGAGAAGGAATTTGTTGCTGCTTTTGCTGAGGGCAGGGCTCATGCTGGCCGCGGTTACCACCACCGTTATTGCCGTCGTGGTTGTGgcgaccaccaccaccgccgcgtCCGCGATTGTTCCGGCAGCCACGGTGGTTGTAGTTTCCTCCTGTTTTAGCCAGCATTCCCATTTGCAGGTTGTTGTCcaacattattcaaattatgagcattattattattatgcataAATAGGGCAGCATCCAAACCTGGATCTATAGCGGTTTCGTCGGTGTGACTGTCTTCCTCAAGATCAAGCATGGACCGGAGGTTGTCGAAGGATGGGAGGGGCGTGTGGTGTTGCACGGTGGTTCAGAAGGTTTTGAATTATTCTGTGAGGCCACGGTGGGTGCAAAGCACCATTAGTTCATCGGAGACCGGCTATCCGACATTGGCTAAGAGATCTGAAAGCACCTTGAGTCAAGTGCAATAGGCTTTGACATTTGGAAAGTCGATCAACTTGGTGGTGGTGAATTTGGCGTCGAGGGAAAGTGCTCTAGCCGATTGATTGTCCTGGAAGATTTTTTTCAACCGATTCAAAGCGTCGGCGGCGGTGTCATCTTGGTTGATGATCGTAATCAGAAGATCATTTGACATTTTCCATAAATCCATTGCCTTACAATGTCATCTAGCCTCTCTCACAAGGCTCTTGCAGCGAGCTTCTCCGCATCAGACATGGTGGATGATTCAGCCGATGTATCCTTTTGGAGGAAGGAGATGATCAAGAACGAGATTCGCTTGGCAATGGAGTTTGAATAAGGTGGACCAATTTTGATACAGACTGCCTTCATAATCCAAAGTAATTGGCATACATGTTTTGATGTTTGTGACAGTAGTGGCTGGGTGAAGCTTGTCAACCATGGTGattgagaaagagaaagagaagaagagaaGGAGAGCACGAGAAAGGGATGAGCGGCTGCTAGGGTCTGTGTACCTAGTCTCGTGATACCATATTAGAAAGATTTGACGTGTCCTTCTCATTGAATTCTGGTGTTAATATACAAACTATACATCTCAATCAAAGGCTAGAATCTAGGGATATAATTTACAGAATATTGATTACGTAAATTACTCTAACTACCAAATCTTTTACTACTAAAAATATTTACATATCTTTATTTAGTCTATCactaattatattattgttgCAACATTTTTCTTTTATCGTGTTAAAccgcaacaatctaaaagacaattTTATTGATGTTGCGTAATTTTGCATATGGATGATGTTGCTAAACTTTTAATTTATTGAATTGGATGAACGTATAATTTAGTTTGGATTACATGAggattatttatatttagtacTTTAAAGGAGGGGTGGAGTTTGTTTATATTGTGGCCTCCTTCGTACATTTTGTTTGGATGTCAGACCCGAATCAATTTGTCTATTAAGTGTACCGTAGTTTACCTTTTTTTTGAGGGGGAATGTAGGCTAGAATACTAATGTAAGGACAAAGAGTCCATCAAAACATACAGAGATATCTCTTGAGAGCAATGATTTTCCCATACTAGCTTGCTCTATCCAAAAGGGTATTAGCCTAGCAAGGTGATGAGCTACACAGTTGCCATCCCTTTTTACATGAGACCAATTAACAGACTtaaaaaaagaacacacaaaTAAGATATCCCCCAACACGGTGTCGAGATCAGACGAGTATACAACTCCTTTAGATAGGCGAGTGATCAAATGTTGGCAATCATATTCAAGAATAACATCAGCAACCCCATACCTTTTCCCCAACCTTGCTTCTATGGCAAGTGCTTTAGCTTCTGCAATCTTGGACTCCTATATAGCCTTCACCCTTTTAGTTGCTGCAAACACTACATGACCACCACTATCCCTTGCAACTACACCTAATCCCACCCGCCCTTCCTGCACTAGCGAGGCATCAGCATTAATCTTGAGTACACCATCAGGTGGTGCTTTCcaagtctttgggcttggttgaGTCCTAGGCATAACAACATTATAAATGCGAGCAGCGTACTTCCCATAATCATCCACATGCCTACTCACTCTCTCAATAAGTACCACATTTGGTGTCAATTTATTTTCAAACACCTTCATATTTCTTTCTCCCCATATACACCATGCAAGAAAGTCAcctctttgttttgttttggcgTCAATTACCTTCCATTTATCAACAAGGTCACACATTGTACCTGCTTCTTCCCAATTAATCATACTCATGCATTCAACAGCCTCCCATAATTCCTTTACCCTCACACACCCAAATATGGCATGGCCCGTTGTCTCCACCTCTTGGCACCAAGGACAAACCGCTTCATCCCTCAAGTGACGTTTTTTGAGTAAGTCTTTCACCGGCAAGGTTTCAGTACAAAGCCTCCATAAAAAGTGACGGACTTTCGGGCTCACCTCCATACTCCAAATTTCAATGAAAGCTTGGTGAAAGGTGTCAAAGTTACATCCCTTTCCTAGCATATAGGAAGTCTTGACTGAATATTCCCCGTCATTTGAATATGCCCATGTTATCTCATCACATTGTTCCCTACAACTCAACGGGATGGCTAGAATACATCGTACATCCCGCTCATTAAACTTCTCCTCTATTAAATCCACATTCCACTCCTTACTCAT contains:
- the LOC130461514 gene encoding uncharacterized protein, with the translated sequence MEFEVPNKRRNDMEGRDGVNINIWNDLWVADEEGRFILSDMVDELNHVGDLVDPMSKEWNVDLIEEKFNERDVRCILAIPLSCREQCDEITWAYSNDGEYSVKTSYMLGKGCNFDTFHQAFIEIWSMEVSPKVRHFLWRLCTETLPVKDLLKKRHLRDEAVCPWCQEVETTGHAIFGCVRVKELWEAVECMSMINWEEAGTMCDLVDKWKVIDAKTKQRGDFLAWCIWGERNMKVFENKLTPNVVLIERVSRHVDDYGKYAARIYNVVMPRTQPSPKTWKAPPDGVLKINADASLVQEGRVGLGVVARDSGGHVVFAATKRVKAI